The following are encoded together in the Lactuca sativa cultivar Salinas chromosome 1, Lsat_Salinas_v11, whole genome shotgun sequence genome:
- the LOC111917838 gene encoding receptor-like protein kinase HERK 1 isoform X2, with the protein MTSRVVNLENYVIPLEEINRATENFSSQRFIGCGGFGKVYKGKLSERWENLTVAIKRLDHDSYQGEIEFRNELEMFSRFHHENIISFIGYCNESNEMIIVYKYAINGSIDYHLQDPDKRRSITWKHRLKICIGAARGLDYLHWGLKEHQRVIHRDIKSANILLDENLVAKVCDFGLSKLGTKNQPNTQQYTNTKVAGTHFYLDPTYQESGILSKESDVYSFGVVLFEILSGMLVYSKRNIGDDRPRALMNFVRRYHENEPEKLIDPYISDQIDNRSFNTFIQIAYQCISLNLKERPRTNTILQRIEEALSIQENVDALIACATADRGFNHGIPVAASTIYKCLLHWKYLEAEKTNIFERLIQIYISAIEAFDSNCEICI; encoded by the exons ATGACTTCTCGAGTTGTAAACCTTGAAAATTATGTAATTCCACTGGAGGAGATCAACCGTGCCACTGAAAACTTCAGTTCCCAAAGATTCATTGGATGCGGTGGATTTGGTAAAGTCTACAAAGGAAAACTGTCTGAACGCTGGGAGAATCTCACAGTTGCTATCAAACGCCTAGATCACGATAGCTATCAAGGAGAGATTGAGTTCCGCAACGAGCTTGAGATGTTTTCCAGATTCCATCATGAAAACATCATCTCTTTCATTGGGTATTGTAATGAAAGCAATGAGATGATTATAGTCTATAAATATGCTATCAATGGAAGCATTGATTATCATCTCCAAGACCCAGATAAGAGGCGTAGCATAACGTGGAAACATCGCTTGAAGATTTGCATAGGGGCAGCAAGGGGGCTCGATTACCTTCACTGGGGTCTTAAGGAGCACCAAAGAGTTATACACCGAGACATAAAGAGTGCTAACATATTGTTAGATGAAAATTTGGTTGCAAAAGTTTGTGATTTCGGTTTGTCAAAATTGGGTACCAAAAATCAGCCAAATACCCAACAGTACACTAACACCAAGGTTGCGGGGACTCACTTTTATCTGGATCCCACCTACCAAGAAAGTGGCATCCTCAGCAAAGAATCAGATGTATACTCATTTGGGGTGGTATTGTTTGAAATCCTGAGTGGGATGTTGGTTTATTCTAAAAGGAACATTGGAGATGATAGACCTCGTGCTCTGATGAATTTTGTGCGACGATACCATGAAAACGAACCAGAAAAGTTAATCGATCCCTATATAAGTGATCAGATTGACAATCGTTCTTTTAATACCTTTATACAGATTGCATATCAATGCATTAGTTTAAATTTAAAGGAACGTCCTCGGACAAACACCATCCTCCAGAGGATTGAAGAAGCATTGAGTATTCAA GAGAATGTTGATGCCCTTATCGCGTGTGCAACAGCAGACAGGGGATTCAATCATGGCATACCTGTTGCAGCTTCTACCATATACAAATGCCTTCTCCATTGGAAATATCTTGAAGCTGAAAAAACCAACATCTTTGAACGACTTATTCAGATTTATATTTCAGCAATTGAG GCGTTTGATAGCAACTGTGAGATTTGTATCTAG
- the LOC111917838 gene encoding receptor-like protein kinase HERK 1 isoform X1 has product MTSRVVNLENYVIPLEEINRATENFSSQRFIGCGGFGKVYKGKLSERWENLTVAIKRLDHDSYQGEIEFRNELEMFSRFHHENIISFIGYCNESNEMIIVYKYAINGSIDYHLQDPDKRRSITWKHRLKICIGAARGLDYLHWGLKEHQRVIHRDIKSANILLDENLVAKVCDFGLSKLGTKNQPNTQQYTNTKVAGTHFYLDPTYQESGILSKESDVYSFGVVLFEILSGMLVYSKRNIGDDRPRALMNFVRRYHENEPEKLIDPYISDQIDNRSFNTFIQIAYQCISLNLKERPRTNTILQRIEEALSIQENVDALIACATADRGFNHGIPVAASTIYKCLLHWKYLEAEKTNIFERLIQIYISAIEVLGPVMKKQSTM; this is encoded by the exons ATGACTTCTCGAGTTGTAAACCTTGAAAATTATGTAATTCCACTGGAGGAGATCAACCGTGCCACTGAAAACTTCAGTTCCCAAAGATTCATTGGATGCGGTGGATTTGGTAAAGTCTACAAAGGAAAACTGTCTGAACGCTGGGAGAATCTCACAGTTGCTATCAAACGCCTAGATCACGATAGCTATCAAGGAGAGATTGAGTTCCGCAACGAGCTTGAGATGTTTTCCAGATTCCATCATGAAAACATCATCTCTTTCATTGGGTATTGTAATGAAAGCAATGAGATGATTATAGTCTATAAATATGCTATCAATGGAAGCATTGATTATCATCTCCAAGACCCAGATAAGAGGCGTAGCATAACGTGGAAACATCGCTTGAAGATTTGCATAGGGGCAGCAAGGGGGCTCGATTACCTTCACTGGGGTCTTAAGGAGCACCAAAGAGTTATACACCGAGACATAAAGAGTGCTAACATATTGTTAGATGAAAATTTGGTTGCAAAAGTTTGTGATTTCGGTTTGTCAAAATTGGGTACCAAAAATCAGCCAAATACCCAACAGTACACTAACACCAAGGTTGCGGGGACTCACTTTTATCTGGATCCCACCTACCAAGAAAGTGGCATCCTCAGCAAAGAATCAGATGTATACTCATTTGGGGTGGTATTGTTTGAAATCCTGAGTGGGATGTTGGTTTATTCTAAAAGGAACATTGGAGATGATAGACCTCGTGCTCTGATGAATTTTGTGCGACGATACCATGAAAACGAACCAGAAAAGTTAATCGATCCCTATATAAGTGATCAGATTGACAATCGTTCTTTTAATACCTTTATACAGATTGCATATCAATGCATTAGTTTAAATTTAAAGGAACGTCCTCGGACAAACACCATCCTCCAGAGGATTGAAGAAGCATTGAGTATTCAA GAGAATGTTGATGCCCTTATCGCGTGTGCAACAGCAGACAGGGGATTCAATCATGGCATACCTGTTGCAGCTTCTACCATATACAAATGCCTTCTCCATTGGAAATATCTTGAAGCTGAAAAAACCAACATCTTTGAACGACTTATTCAGATTTATATTTCAGCAATTGAGGTACTTGGTCCAGTAATGAAAAAACAAAGCACTATGTAG